GTTGACCGCGATGTTGAAGTTGCCGCAGGCCTTGGTCCCGCCCGCGGTCGTGTTGTTCTTGATGCCTCCGCCGCCGCAGGCGGTCAGCAGCAGTGCTGCCGCTGCCACCACCCCGAACAGTCGGACCTGGGTGGTTCTTCTCATGCGATTCCTTCTTCCGTCGGGTTCCGTGTGTTGATCCAGGAGGCTGTGCTGTGCTCAGGCGCGGCCGTATCTGGCAGCCGTGTAACGGGCGACTCGATCCAGCATCACCCCCAAGGCGGTGATGGCGATGCCGGCCGCCAGGCCCTTCCCGAACAGCTGGTCCTGCGAGAACCCCGAGACGACGAGGTAGCCGAGGCTGCCGCCGCCGACCAGACCGCCGATCACCACGACGGACAGCACGTAGAGCAGGCCCTGGTTGGTCGCGAGCACGAGGGACTCGCGGGCCATCGGGATCTGGACCTTGAGGATCATCTGCCAGCTGGTGATGCCCGAGGCCTGAGCCGCCTCCACCGTGGTCGCCGAGACGCCGCGGATGCCGTCGGCGACGAGCTTGGTCGCGATCGGTACGCCGTACGCCACCGCCGCCACGATCGCGGTGAAGCGGCTCGCACCGAACAGCGCCAGCGCAGGCACCAGGTAGACGAACGACGGGATCGTCTGGAAGGTGTCGAGGAACGGCCGGACCCAGACGTCGATGAGTCGGTTGCGTCCCATGGCGACACCCAGCACGACCGCGCTGATCATCACCAGGATGGTGGCGACCAGGGTCATGGTCAGGGTGATCATCGTGTCGTTCCACAGGCCGGTGCCCAGGATGATCGCCAGGCACACCGCGACCGAGACCAGCGCCCGCCAGCCGCCGAGGACCAGCCCGGCCGCCAGCAGCACGAACGCCATCAGCCACCACGGCGAGTTGGCCATCAGGTTCTGCAACGGGTTGAGGAGCCCGTAGGAGACCGCGTTCTTGAAGCCCGTGGTGACCGTGTCCACGTGGTTGACGAACCAGTTCACGAAGTCGTTGACCTTCGCCGCCAGGTCGGTGCCGACGTTCCAGGACTCGGGGAACAGCGCGAGGTTGAGGTACTGACGGGAGAGGTAGACCGCGACCAGCACGGGGACCACGGCCAGGCCGAGCACGAGGCGGCGCATCAGCGCCGAGGGCCGGCGTCGGGCGACCCGGTGGTCCTGGCTGGCCCAGCGGGGAAGCCGCTCCAGCACGACGCTGGTCATCATCACACCCATGCCGGACACCGACGCGATCCGGCCCTGCACGTGCTCACGACGCTCGCTGGCCGCGGTCGTGGTGCGGTCGAGCATGATCGCGATCGCCACGATCAGCATGCCCGAGACGGTCGCGGTGCCGACATCGAGGTTGGTCAGGGCGTTGCTCACGTCCTGGCCGAGGCCGGGGCCCGCCACGAACGCCGCGATCACGGCCATCGAGAGAGCCGCCATCGTGCACTGGTTGAGACCGACCACGATCGTGCGCCGGGCCATCGGCAGCTGGACCTTGCGGAGCAGCTGGCGGGTGGTCAGCCCCATCGACCCCGCCGCCTCGATCGTCGACTCCGGCACGGTCCTGATGCCGTGCTCGGTGATCCGGACCAACGGGGGCAGCGCGTAGATGAAGGTGAGCACCACCGCCGCGGACGGGCCGATGCCGAAGATCAGGGACAACGGTGAGAGGTAGGCGAACGACGGCATCGTCTGCATCACGTCGAGCACCGGCGTCACTGCGGCCGACAGCCACCGGCGCCGGGACATCGCGATGCCGAGCGGGAGCCCGACGATGACGCAGGCCACGACCGAGATCACGGTGATGATCAGGGTGTCCACGCCGTCCTGCCAGAATCCACCGAACCCGAAGAGCATGACCGTGACGGCCACCACGAGGGCGTAGCGCACTCCGGCCGCGGCCAGCCCGATCCAGGCCAGCAGCGCGACCACACCGATCCAGCCGATCTCGGGCACCGGCCGCGGCGGCGACGGGACGCTCACCCACGACTGGAGCTTCGCGACCAGCCAGTTGAAGAAGTCCGTGATGTTGCCGATCACGCCGTGGAAGAACCAGTTGGTCTGGGCCGAGGCCTGGATGCTGTCGCGCAGGTGGTTGATCCAGGTGTGGAAGCCGTTCAGCTGCTGGAACGGGACCGCGAGCGTGGCGTGGCCCCGGAACAGCAGCCAGCCGACGACCCACACCACGGCGACCGCGCCGAGCTTGAGACCGGTACGACGCTTCTCGACCGGAGCGGCCCGCGGCTGTTCCTCCTTGGGAACAGCCGGCCCGGGCCGCGACTCGGAGGTCACGAGCACGCTCACGACCGGTGCTCCTCCGCCACCACGACGCGGAGGATGTCCTCGTCGTCCACGACGCCGACCACCTTGTCGCCGTCCACGACCCGGCACGGCCCCCGGTTGTCGAGCACCGCCCGTGCCGCTTCGCGCACGACCTGGTCGGCCTGGAGTGCCGGGCCCTCGATGGCCTCGTCGCCGTTGACCGGGCGCATCACCCACTTCAGGGTCAGCACGTGCGACTTGGGGACGTCGGAGACGAAGTCGCGCACGTAGTCGTCGGCCGGAGCCCCGACGACCTCGTCGGGCCGCCCGACCTGGACGACCTCGCCGTCGCGCATGATCAGGATCCGGTCGCCGAGCTTGAGCGCCTCGGCCAGGTCGTGGGTGATGAAGACCATCGTCTTGCCCACCTCGTGGTGCAACCGGATGACCTCGTTCTGCATGTCGCGCCGGATCAGGGGGTCGAGGGCCGAGAACGGCTCGTCGAAGAGGAGCACGTCCGGGTCGGCCGCCAGGGCCCGGGCCAGGCCCACGCGCTGCTGCATGCCGCCGGAGAGCTGGTCGGGGTAGGACCGCTCGTAGCCGGAGAGGCCGACCAGGTCCACCATCTCCTGCGCCCGGTCGCGTCGCTCGCTGCGGTCCTCGCCGCGGACCTCGAGGCCGAAGGCGATGTTGTCGAGCACCTGGCGGTGCGGCAGGAGGCCGAAGTGCTGGAAGACCATGCCGACCCGCTTGCGACGCAGGTCGCGCAGTGCCTTCTCGTCGGCACTGGTGACCTCGTCGTCGCCCAGGTGCACCGTCCCGGCGGTCGGCTCGATCAGGCGGGTCAGCATCCGGACCAGGGTCGACTTCCCAGAGCCGGACAGGCCCATCACCACGAAGACCTCGCCGGGTGCGACCTCGAACGAGACGTCCTTGACGGCCATCACGCAGCCGGTCTTCTCCTGGAGGTCCTTACGCGAGAGATCGGCGTCGGGGGTACCGATGATCTTCTCGGAGCGGTTGCCGAAGATCTTCCAGAGGCCGTCCACCTTCAGGGCGGGGTCGGTGGAGCCGCCGGTGGTGGCCCGGGCGGGCTCGATCGTGGGCGCGGTCATCTGGCGACCTCCTGGGTGCCGGCCGGATCGGCCGGGTCGGCTGCCGGAACGGCGTTGCGGCCGTCGCCGGGCGGGTAGAGCGGCATGCGGTCGCGATGCCGGTAGTAGAGGACGTCGGCGGCGGGCAGGGGTGTGCGGCCGGCGATCAGGTCGGCCGCCTTCTCGGCGACCATCATCACCGGGGCGTAGATGTTGCCGTTGGTGACGTAGGGGAACACCGACGCGTCCACGACGCGCAGCCCTTCGGTGCCGTGCACGCCCATGGTGGTCGGGTCGACGACCGAGAGGTCGTCGGTGCCCATCCGGGCGGTGCACGAGGGGTGCAGAGCGGTCTCCGCGTCGCGGCGTACCCAGTCCAGGATCTCGTCGTCGGTCTCGACCGACGGGCCGGGCGAGAGCTCGCCGTCGTTGTACGCCGCGAACGCCGGCTGGTTGAGGATGTCGCGCGCCACCCGGACGGCCTCGACCCACTCCCGCCGGTCGTTGGCCGTGGACAGGTAGTTGAACAGGATCGAGGGATGCTCACGCGGGTCGGTCGAGCGGATCCGGACGTGGCCCCGGGTGTCGGCGTACATCGGCCCGACGTGCACCTGGTAGCCGTGGCCCTCGGTGGGCGCCGACCCGTCGTACCGGATCGCGACCGGCAGGAAGTGGAACATCAGGTTCGGGTAGTCGACGTCGTCGTTGCTGCGGCAGAAGCCGCCGCCCTCGAAGTGGTTGGTCGCGCCGAGCCCCCTGCGGTGGACCAGCCAGTTGTAGGCGATCCCGGGCCGGGCCCGCCAACGCAGACCGGGGGCGATGGAGACCGGCTGCTTCGAGGCGTACTGGATGTAGACCTCGAGGTGGTCCTGGAGGTTCTCCCCGACTCCCGGTGAGTGGTGTACGACGTCGATGCCGAGCCGACGCAGCAGGGCCTCGTCGCCGACACCGGACAGCTGGAGGAGCT
This genomic window from Nocardioides cynanchi contains:
- the betA gene encoding choline dehydrogenase — its product is MKRDRYDVVIVGGGSAGSALANRLSADPGTSVLVLEAGRSDYRIDPFIHMPAALPFPIGSRFYDWRYETDPEPAMNGRTVYHARGKVLGGSSSINGMIFQRGNPLDYQRWASDPGMETWDYLHCLPYFKRMETCLAGADDWRGGDGPLVLERGPADNPLFTAFFRAAVEAGYPATDDVNGYRQEGFARFDRNIHRGRRLSAARAYLHPVQDRPNLDVLTNTLVTRVRFEGKRAVGVDCELPGRRKRSIGAGEVILCGGAFNTPQLLQLSGVGDEALLRRLGIDVVHHSPGVGENLQDHLEVYIQYASKQPVSIAPGLRWRARPGIAYNWLVHRRGLGATNHFEGGGFCRSNDDVDYPNLMFHFLPVAIRYDGSAPTEGHGYQVHVGPMYADTRGHVRIRSTDPREHPSILFNYLSTANDRREWVEAVRVARDILNQPAFAAYNDGELSPGPSVETDDEILDWVRRDAETALHPSCTARMGTDDLSVVDPTTMGVHGTEGLRVVDASVFPYVTNGNIYAPVMMVAEKAADLIAGRTPLPAADVLYYRHRDRMPLYPPGDGRNAVPAADPADPAGTQEVAR
- a CDS encoding ABC transporter permease codes for the protein MSVLVTSESRPGPAVPKEEQPRAAPVEKRRTGLKLGAVAVVWVVGWLLFRGHATLAVPFQQLNGFHTWINHLRDSIQASAQTNWFFHGVIGNITDFFNWLVAKLQSWVSVPSPPRPVPEIGWIGVVALLAWIGLAAAGVRYALVVAVTVMLFGFGGFWQDGVDTLIITVISVVACVIVGLPLGIAMSRRRWLSAAVTPVLDVMQTMPSFAYLSPLSLIFGIGPSAAVVLTFIYALPPLVRITEHGIRTVPESTIEAAGSMGLTTRQLLRKVQLPMARRTIVVGLNQCTMAALSMAVIAAFVAGPGLGQDVSNALTNLDVGTATVSGMLIVAIAIMLDRTTTAASERREHVQGRIASVSGMGVMMTSVVLERLPRWASQDHRVARRRPSALMRRLVLGLAVVPVLVAVYLSRQYLNLALFPESWNVGTDLAAKVNDFVNWFVNHVDTVTTGFKNAVSYGLLNPLQNLMANSPWWLMAFVLLAAGLVLGGWRALVSVAVCLAIILGTGLWNDTMITLTMTLVATILVMISAVVLGVAMGRNRLIDVWVRPFLDTFQTIPSFVYLVPALALFGASRFTAIVAAVAYGVPIATKLVADGIRGVSATTVEAAQASGITSWQMILKVQIPMARESLVLATNQGLLYVLSVVVIGGLVGGGSLGYLVVSGFSQDQLFGKGLAAGIAITALGVMLDRVARYTAARYGRA
- a CDS encoding quaternary amine ABC transporter ATP-binding protein translates to MTAPTIEPARATTGGSTDPALKVDGLWKIFGNRSEKIIGTPDADLSRKDLQEKTGCVMAVKDVSFEVAPGEVFVVMGLSGSGKSTLVRMLTRLIEPTAGTVHLGDDEVTSADEKALRDLRRKRVGMVFQHFGLLPHRQVLDNIAFGLEVRGEDRSERRDRAQEMVDLVGLSGYERSYPDQLSGGMQQRVGLARALAADPDVLLFDEPFSALDPLIRRDMQNEVIRLHHEVGKTMVFITHDLAEALKLGDRILIMRDGEVVQVGRPDEVVGAPADDYVRDFVSDVPKSHVLTLKWVMRPVNGDEAIEGPALQADQVVREAARAVLDNRGPCRVVDGDKVVGVVDDEDILRVVVAEEHRS